The following coding sequences are from one Arthrobacter crystallopoietes window:
- the aroB gene encoding 3-dehydroquinate synthase: protein MSEPKVIKVTGSSPNENYDVVVGNGLLDRLPGILGERVRRVLVIHPRALRATGDAVRQDLDAAGFTALTAEIPDAEEGKHIQVASFCWQVLGQNDFTRSDAIVTVGGGAVTDVGGFVAATWLRGVRVVHIPTSLLGMVDAAVGGKTGINTSEGKNLVGAFHPPAAVLADLDALATLPKNELLTGMAEVVKCGFIADAAILDLIEAAPEAVADPESAVVRELVERSIAVKAEIVSSDLKEAGRREFLNYGHTLGHAIELAERYSWRHGAAVSVGLTFAAELSRMVGRLDDETADRHKRILQSLELPVTYRRDRWAALLDGMKRDKKARGDLLRFVVLDALEKPAILDVPDTSLLFAAYQEIAE from the coding sequence ATCAGCGAGCCAAAGGTTATTAAGGTCACCGGCAGCTCCCCGAACGAAAACTACGACGTCGTTGTGGGCAATGGCCTGCTGGATCGGCTGCCCGGCATTCTGGGCGAGCGTGTGCGCCGGGTGCTGGTCATCCATCCGCGCGCGCTTCGTGCCACCGGCGATGCGGTGCGCCAGGATCTGGACGCGGCCGGATTCACCGCGTTGACCGCGGAAATTCCCGACGCCGAAGAGGGCAAGCACATTCAGGTCGCTTCCTTCTGCTGGCAGGTGCTGGGGCAGAACGATTTCACCCGCTCCGACGCCATCGTCACGGTGGGCGGCGGCGCGGTCACCGACGTGGGCGGATTTGTTGCCGCTACCTGGCTGCGTGGCGTGAGGGTGGTCCACATCCCCACGAGCCTGCTTGGCATGGTTGACGCCGCGGTCGGCGGGAAGACCGGCATCAACACGTCCGAAGGCAAGAACTTGGTCGGCGCGTTCCATCCGCCGGCGGCAGTGCTCGCTGACCTGGACGCCTTGGCTACCCTGCCCAAGAACGAGCTGCTCACCGGCATGGCGGAAGTGGTCAAATGTGGTTTCATCGCTGACGCCGCCATTCTTGACCTCATCGAGGCAGCGCCGGAGGCCGTCGCAGACCCCGAATCGGCTGTGGTGCGGGAGCTGGTGGAGCGCTCAATCGCTGTCAAGGCGGAGATAGTCTCCAGTGACCTGAAGGAAGCCGGCCGCCGGGAGTTCCTCAATTACGGCCACACCCTGGGCCATGCCATCGAACTCGCAGAGCGCTACAGTTGGCGTCACGGGGCAGCGGTTTCTGTTGGGCTGACGTTCGCCGCCGAGCTCTCGCGGATGGTAGGCCGCCTGGACGATGAAACAGCGGACCGGCACAAGCGGATCCTCCAGTCCCTGGAGCTGCCGGTCACTTACCGCCGTGACCGCTGGGCGGCGCTGCTGGACGGAATGAAGCGGGACAAGAAGGCCCGCGGAGACCTGCTGCGGTTCGTTGTCCTGGACGCTCTGGAAAAGCCGGCAATCCTCGATGTTCCCGACACTTCGCTGCTCTTCGCCGCGTACCAGGAGATCGCCGAATAG
- a CDS encoding shikimate kinase → MALDRHLVLIGPMASGKSTVGQLFAARHGLQFVDSDKKIVAKHGSIPSIFSAQGERGFREIEAREVAALLTAAGDPCVISLGGGAILDTGTQQLLANCRVVFLDADLETVLPRIRRDTGRPLLAGDAAARWTEMAERRRPTYLKLADLVLTTRNKSQAELVEELSTLLNERQNS, encoded by the coding sequence ATGGCGTTAGACCGCCATCTGGTGCTGATCGGCCCGATGGCATCAGGCAAATCCACGGTGGGCCAGTTGTTTGCAGCCCGTCATGGTCTTCAGTTTGTCGACAGCGACAAGAAAATCGTGGCCAAACACGGCAGCATTCCTTCGATCTTCAGTGCCCAAGGTGAACGCGGCTTCCGTGAAATCGAGGCGCGTGAAGTTGCTGCGCTGCTCACCGCTGCGGGCGATCCCTGCGTGATTTCGCTGGGCGGGGGAGCGATACTCGACACCGGCACCCAGCAGTTGCTGGCCAACTGCCGTGTGGTGTTTCTGGATGCCGACCTGGAGACAGTGCTTCCGCGGATCCGCCGGGACACCGGCCGCCCGCTGCTGGCGGGGGACGCCGCGGCCCGTTGGACCGAGATGGCCGAACGCCGCCGGCCAACGTATCTGAAGCTGGCGGACCTGGTCCTGACCACGCGGAACAAATCACAAGCAGAGCTGGTCGAAGAACTTTCCACACTGCTCAACGAAAGGCAAAACAGTTGA
- the aroC gene encoding chorismate synthase, whose product MLRWLTAGESHGPALVGIIEGVPAGVELKSSDIQAALARRRLGYGRGARMKFEQDAVTITGGVRHGRTQGGPVAIQVGNTEWPKWEKIMSADPVDPVELAELARNAPLTRPRPGHADFTGMQKYGFDEARPVLERASARETAARVALGTVAANFLKALGIELVSHTVSIARVAVPEESPVPLPSDVIALDEDPLRCFDAETSLAMVQEVDAAHKEGETLGGVVEVLAYGLPPGLGSYVHWDRRLDARLAAALMGIQAIKGVEVGDGFQTAGRRGSAAHDEIVRDSSGTIVRSTNRAGGIEGGMSIGDTLRVRAAMKPIATVPRALKTIDVSTGEDAKAHHQRSDVCAVPAAGVVAEAMVALVLAQAVTEKFGGDSVAETARNMRSFIEAIPESLDSIGS is encoded by the coding sequence ATGCTGCGTTGGTTAACTGCCGGTGAATCCCATGGTCCGGCCCTGGTTGGAATTATTGAAGGCGTCCCTGCCGGAGTGGAGCTCAAGAGCTCCGACATCCAGGCGGCCCTGGCTCGACGCCGGCTCGGCTACGGCCGCGGCGCACGCATGAAGTTTGAGCAAGACGCCGTCACCATCACCGGTGGCGTCCGGCATGGACGTACCCAGGGCGGCCCGGTGGCCATCCAGGTGGGCAACACCGAGTGGCCCAAGTGGGAAAAGATCATGTCTGCGGATCCGGTTGACCCCGTGGAGCTGGCCGAACTGGCCCGCAACGCGCCGCTGACGCGTCCGCGTCCCGGCCACGCGGATTTCACCGGCATGCAGAAATACGGGTTCGATGAAGCCCGTCCTGTCCTGGAACGCGCCAGCGCCCGCGAGACCGCTGCCCGGGTAGCCCTTGGCACCGTGGCCGCCAATTTCCTGAAGGCCCTGGGCATCGAGCTGGTCAGCCACACGGTGTCGATTGCACGGGTTGCCGTTCCCGAGGAAAGTCCGGTACCGCTTCCCTCCGATGTGATTGCGCTGGACGAAGATCCGCTGCGCTGCTTCGACGCCGAGACTTCGCTGGCCATGGTCCAGGAGGTTGACGCCGCCCACAAGGAGGGCGAGACCCTGGGTGGGGTTGTCGAGGTCCTGGCCTACGGCCTGCCGCCGGGGCTGGGCAGCTATGTGCATTGGGACCGCCGCCTCGACGCCCGGCTCGCCGCGGCGCTGATGGGCATTCAGGCGATCAAGGGCGTTGAAGTCGGTGACGGCTTCCAGACCGCCGGCCGCCGGGGTTCGGCTGCCCATGACGAGATCGTCCGCGACTCCAGCGGCACCATCGTGCGTTCGACCAACCGCGCCGGCGGTATCGAGGGCGGCATGAGCATCGGCGATACACTCCGTGTGCGCGCTGCCATGAAACCCATTGCCACCGTCCCCCGCGCCCTGAAGACCATCGATGTCAGCACCGGAGAAGACGCCAAGGCCCATCACCAGCGGTCCGACGTATGCGCCGTTCCGGCAGCAGGCGTAGTCGCCGAGGCCATGGTCGCATTGGTGCTTGCGCAGGCGGTTACGGAGAAGTTCGGCGGCGATTCGGTAGCAGAGACGGCACGTAACATGCGCAGCTTCATTGAGGCTATTCCGGAATCGCTGGATTCGATCGGCAGCTAG
- a CDS encoding shikimate dehydrogenase translates to MAEPAAARRAAVLGHPISHSRSPLLHGAAYRLLGFDCAYEAIDLTPAQLPGFMAAVRESSCWAGLSVTMPLKAAMVPLMDETSELVRSLGVLNTVVVRRQPDGTVRLVGQNTDVGGIIEALRHAGATPGGHAVILGGGGTAAAAAAALAGLQVNSLSVCLRDPNKAGPILAVARNAGLECRVASWDDVVAELASARVVVSTLPPNAADPIAEALDASGARLDSQVLLDVTYDPWPSRIASVWNERGGAIVPGLEMLIYQAVEQVRLFTGMELAEPEQVINVMCDAVGAPRR, encoded by the coding sequence GTGGCTGAGCCGGCGGCTGCCCGGAGGGCCGCGGTCCTGGGCCATCCGATCAGTCATTCGCGGTCCCCGCTGTTGCACGGGGCCGCGTACCGGCTGCTTGGCTTCGACTGTGCCTATGAGGCCATCGACCTGACCCCGGCGCAGCTGCCGGGATTCATGGCAGCTGTGCGGGAGAGCAGCTGCTGGGCCGGGCTGTCCGTCACGATGCCGCTCAAGGCAGCCATGGTGCCGCTGATGGACGAGACAAGCGAACTCGTCCGCTCCCTGGGTGTTCTCAATACCGTGGTGGTGCGTCGGCAGCCGGACGGAACCGTTCGGTTGGTCGGGCAGAACACCGACGTGGGCGGCATCATTGAGGCGCTGCGCCATGCCGGCGCTACCCCGGGCGGCCACGCGGTCATCCTCGGCGGTGGCGGCACCGCCGCGGCCGCGGCTGCCGCCCTTGCGGGACTCCAGGTGAACAGCCTGAGCGTCTGCCTGCGCGACCCGAATAAGGCCGGTCCGATCCTGGCCGTGGCACGCAACGCAGGGTTGGAGTGCCGGGTGGCGAGCTGGGATGACGTGGTGGCCGAGTTGGCTTCGGCGCGAGTGGTGGTTTCCACCTTGCCCCCGAACGCAGCCGATCCCATCGCGGAAGCGCTGGATGCCTCGGGAGCACGGCTGGACTCCCAGGTGCTGCTGGACGTCACTTACGATCCGTGGCCCAGCCGGATCGCCTCTGTCTGGAATGAGCGTGGAGGCGCAATCGTGCCCGGGTTGGAGATGCTGATCTACCAGGCTGTCGAGCAGGTACGCCTGTTCACGGGTATGGAGCTGGCCGAACCGGAGCAAGTCATAAATGTGATGTGTGACGCTGTGGGCGCGCCCCGGCGTTAA
- the mltG gene encoding endolytic transglycosylase MltG: MSNTYPEHPPYPEQQPVDELADEADHLAHEHDNDRDVFYDETPVIKRSRRNKIKRQRRRRRNIIMLVVFGVFAAGLIGVVLFLQNLLGMNELKDYEGPGEGQVTFTVEQGAGPLAIAASLVEQDIIASTDTFVDEVSNQAEGREIQPGQYPLKYRMPAAAAASVLLEESNEGVHYAAINRTWRQEEVFKALSEGTGIPVAEFAKLAEDPQALGLPEQARNLEGYLFPAEYRFPLDITAEEILREMIGNTIERLEADGITDVDQQFRVLTVASIIEAEAGEADYGAVAGSIENRLQPDNTETNGLIQSDATVTYGLGRKGYDITPEEKADKSNPYNTYAHKGLPVGPINSPGGPAIDAAANPDDVPYYYWVTVNLDTGETKFSETLAEHNAYTKEYLNWCSEQEEGRCS, from the coding sequence GTGAGCAATACTTATCCGGAGCATCCTCCGTATCCGGAACAACAGCCCGTTGACGAGTTGGCCGATGAGGCCGATCACCTGGCCCATGAGCATGACAATGATCGTGACGTCTTCTACGACGAGACGCCGGTAATCAAGCGCAGCCGCCGCAACAAGATCAAGCGGCAGCGTCGGCGCAGGCGCAACATCATCATGCTGGTGGTCTTCGGCGTCTTCGCAGCAGGCTTGATCGGCGTCGTCTTGTTCCTGCAGAACCTGCTGGGCATGAACGAGCTGAAGGACTATGAAGGTCCCGGTGAAGGCCAGGTCACGTTCACGGTTGAACAGGGCGCCGGTCCTCTTGCCATCGCCGCCTCTCTGGTGGAGCAGGACATTATTGCCTCCACCGATACGTTCGTCGATGAGGTTTCGAACCAGGCCGAGGGCCGGGAGATCCAGCCGGGACAATACCCACTGAAGTACCGCATGCCGGCTGCGGCAGCGGCGTCTGTCTTGCTCGAGGAAAGCAACGAGGGCGTGCATTACGCAGCCATCAACCGGACCTGGCGGCAGGAAGAAGTGTTCAAGGCACTGTCGGAGGGGACGGGGATCCCTGTTGCCGAATTCGCCAAACTGGCCGAGGATCCGCAGGCACTGGGCCTGCCCGAGCAGGCACGGAACCTGGAGGGCTATCTCTTCCCGGCTGAATACCGGTTCCCGCTGGATATCACCGCAGAGGAAATCCTGCGCGAAATGATCGGGAATACGATCGAGCGTCTGGAAGCGGATGGAATTACCGACGTCGACCAACAGTTCCGTGTGCTGACCGTTGCCAGCATTATCGAGGCCGAGGCAGGCGAGGCCGATTACGGCGCGGTTGCCGGTTCCATCGAGAACCGGCTGCAGCCGGACAACACGGAGACGAACGGTCTGATCCAGTCGGACGCCACGGTTACCTATGGGCTGGGTCGCAAGGGCTATGACATCACGCCTGAAGAAAAGGCGGACAAGTCCAACCCGTACAACACCTACGCCCATAAGGGCCTGCCTGTGGGGCCGATCAACTCTCCAGGCGGCCCGGCCATCGATGCCGCGGCCAATCCGGATGACGTGCCCTACTACTACTGGGTAACGGTGAATCTGGATACCGGGGAGACCAAGTTCTCCGAGACGCTGGCCGAGCACAACGCCTACACCAAGGAATATCTGAACTGGTGCAGCGAGCAGGAGGAAGGTCGTTGCAGCTAA
- the ruvX gene encoding Holliday junction resolvase RuvX, whose amino-acid sequence MSNAAAPAGTKLGVDVGLARVGLAGSDPGGILATPIRTLKRDAKKNSDIRVLVREATERSAVQVFVGLPRTMKGGESASTRMAREYADLLAQALADAGLAVPVNLIDERLTTVSAHRTLHSAGMSSREHRKVVDQVAAVEILQQALDMQRALGRDVGSPVAVPDSVRRGAAALEEETKIPHVHDSDGESRR is encoded by the coding sequence GTGTCCAATGCAGCGGCGCCAGCCGGAACAAAACTCGGGGTCGATGTCGGGCTGGCCCGGGTCGGTCTGGCCGGCTCCGATCCGGGCGGCATCCTGGCGACGCCGATCCGCACTTTGAAGCGTGATGCCAAGAAGAACAGCGACATCCGCGTGCTGGTCAGGGAGGCCACGGAGCGTTCCGCAGTGCAGGTCTTTGTCGGCCTCCCCCGTACCATGAAGGGTGGAGAATCTGCCTCCACGAGGATGGCGCGGGAGTACGCGGACCTGCTGGCACAGGCACTGGCCGATGCCGGCCTCGCGGTTCCAGTGAATCTGATCGACGAACGTTTGACTACAGTATCGGCGCATCGTACTCTTCACAGCGCTGGCATGAGCAGCCGTGAACATCGTAAAGTTGTTGATCAGGTTGCAGCAGTCGAAATACTCCAGCAGGCGCTGGACATGCAACGCGCTCTTGGACGGGACGTGGGGAGTCCTGTGGCCGTTCCGGATTCAGTCCGCAGGGGAGCGGCGGCATTGGAAGAGGAGACGAAAATTCCACACGTACATGACAGCGATGGTGAGAGCAGACGGTGA
- the alaS gene encoding alanine--tRNA ligase — translation MKSHEIVRRWLDFFEKKGHTVVPSASLVSPDPSLLFTVAGMVPFIPYLTARETPPFNRATSVQKCIRTADIEEVGKTVRHGTFFQMCGNFSFGDYFKEGAITMAWELLTSPVEDGGYGLPAERLWITVYQEDDEALQIWRDKIGVPVERIQKSGKKDNYWSTGQPGPAGPCSEIFYDRGPEYGIEGGPIADETRYIEIWNLVFMQYQRGEGIGKEDFEILGELPKKNIDTGLGMERLAMILQGVENMYETDQVRPVLDKAAELSGKEYTSAETDEDPHHTDDVRLRVVADHIRSALMLISDGVTPSNEGRGYVLRRLIRRAVRAMRLLGVEQACLPELLPVSRDAMKGTYPVVDTDFERISRIAYAEEKAFLRTIASGTARLEEAVKESKAAGKPLSGEDAFSLHDTYGFPIDLTLEMAEEAGLKVDEAGFRSLMTEQRERAQADARGKKLGHADVRVFNEMLAAGETVFTGYEELATESVVRGIVSGGATVGFAGQGEEIELVLNETPFYAEAGGQAADVGLITGDGFVVEVLDVQRPVKGLSVHKAIVREGEIPADAKVLAAVDQQRRQAGEQAHTGTHIVHAALHQILGPEALQRGSFNKAGYLRFDFSWGEGISAAAKSEIEEVSNLAIRNNYQVETKVMSLADAKALGATALFGEAYGDKVRVVEIDGAWSRELCGGTHVDATAEIGSLTLLGEQSVGSGNRRVEAFVGMEAFRHLAAERALVTELSEMLKVPGPQLPDRIAATLAKLKAAEKELDRLRKEQLAASAASLVEKAKDIAGVRLLAHNAGELGGADDLRSLALDLRARLGSDPAAVAMTGVANGRPLILVATNEAARAAGVKAGALVKTAAGVLGGGGGGKDDVAQGGGTDVTKIDEAITAVVNAVANRG, via the coding sequence ATGAAGTCCCATGAGATCGTTCGCCGCTGGCTCGACTTCTTCGAGAAAAAGGGACATACCGTGGTGCCGTCGGCGTCGCTGGTATCGCCGGACCCCTCGCTGCTGTTCACCGTCGCGGGCATGGTGCCGTTCATTCCGTACCTGACTGCCCGGGAAACGCCGCCGTTCAACCGCGCCACGAGCGTGCAGAAGTGCATCCGCACCGCCGATATCGAAGAGGTCGGCAAGACGGTCCGGCACGGTACGTTCTTCCAGATGTGCGGCAACTTTTCCTTCGGCGACTACTTCAAGGAAGGCGCCATCACGATGGCCTGGGAACTGCTGACCTCCCCCGTGGAGGACGGCGGTTACGGCCTGCCCGCTGAGCGGCTCTGGATCACCGTGTACCAGGAGGATGACGAGGCGCTGCAGATCTGGCGCGACAAGATCGGCGTGCCGGTCGAGCGGATCCAGAAGTCCGGCAAGAAGGACAACTACTGGTCCACCGGCCAGCCAGGCCCCGCCGGCCCCTGCTCTGAAATCTTCTACGACCGCGGCCCCGAATACGGGATCGAGGGCGGCCCCATTGCAGACGAGACGCGCTACATCGAGATCTGGAACCTGGTCTTCATGCAGTACCAGCGCGGCGAAGGCATCGGCAAGGAAGACTTCGAGATCCTCGGCGAGCTGCCCAAGAAGAACATCGACACCGGCCTGGGCATGGAACGCCTCGCGATGATCCTCCAGGGCGTGGAGAACATGTACGAGACGGACCAGGTCCGTCCCGTCCTGGACAAGGCCGCCGAGCTCTCGGGCAAGGAATACACCAGCGCCGAGACCGACGAGGACCCGCATCACACCGACGACGTGCGGCTCCGCGTGGTGGCCGACCATATCCGTTCGGCCCTGATGCTGATTTCCGACGGCGTGACCCCCTCCAACGAGGGCCGCGGCTACGTGCTGCGCCGCCTGATCCGCCGCGCCGTCCGCGCCATGCGCCTGCTGGGCGTCGAACAGGCCTGCCTGCCGGAGCTGCTGCCGGTGTCCCGGGACGCGATGAAGGGGACGTACCCCGTTGTCGACACCGACTTCGAGCGGATCAGCCGCATCGCCTACGCCGAGGAGAAGGCCTTCCTGCGTACCATCGCCTCCGGCACAGCACGCCTGGAAGAAGCAGTCAAGGAGTCGAAGGCCGCCGGCAAGCCGCTCTCGGGCGAAGACGCTTTCAGCCTGCACGACACCTACGGATTCCCGATCGATCTGACGCTCGAAATGGCCGAGGAAGCCGGGCTGAAGGTCGACGAGGCAGGCTTCCGCAGCCTGATGACCGAGCAGCGCGAGCGTGCCCAGGCCGACGCCCGGGGCAAGAAGCTCGGCCATGCAGATGTCCGTGTCTTCAACGAGATGCTGGCCGCCGGCGAGACGGTGTTCACCGGCTACGAAGAGTTGGCCACCGAGTCCGTTGTGCGCGGCATCGTCAGCGGCGGAGCCACCGTCGGCTTCGCCGGCCAGGGCGAGGAAATCGAACTGGTCCTGAACGAGACGCCGTTCTACGCCGAAGCGGGCGGCCAGGCCGCCGACGTCGGACTCATCACCGGCGACGGTTTTGTGGTTGAGGTCCTCGATGTCCAGCGCCCGGTCAAAGGACTCAGCGTCCACAAGGCCATTGTCCGCGAGGGCGAGATCCCCGCGGATGCGAAGGTGCTGGCCGCGGTGGACCAGCAGCGCAGGCAGGCAGGCGAGCAGGCCCACACCGGCACGCACATCGTCCACGCCGCCCTGCACCAGATCCTCGGCCCGGAGGCGCTGCAGCGAGGCTCCTTCAACAAGGCAGGCTACCTGCGCTTCGACTTCTCCTGGGGCGAAGGCATCAGTGCCGCGGCCAAATCGGAAATCGAGGAAGTCTCCAACCTGGCCATCCGTAACAATTACCAGGTTGAGACGAAGGTCATGAGCCTGGCCGATGCCAAGGCGCTCGGCGCAACCGCACTGTTCGGCGAAGCCTACGGGGACAAGGTCCGCGTCGTGGAGATCGACGGCGCGTGGTCGCGTGAGCTGTGCGGCGGCACCCATGTGGACGCCACCGCGGAGATCGGCAGCCTGACGCTGCTCGGCGAGCAGTCGGTGGGCTCCGGCAACCGCCGTGTGGAGGCCTTCGTGGGCATGGAGGCCTTCCGCCACCTGGCTGCAGAACGCGCCCTGGTCACCGAACTTTCGGAAATGCTCAAGGTGCCGGGTCCGCAACTGCCGGACCGTATCGCTGCCACACTGGCCAAGCTCAAGGCTGCCGAGAAGGAACTGGACCGGCTGCGCAAGGAACAGTTGGCTGCCTCGGCTGCCTCCTTGGTGGAAAAGGCCAAGGATATCGCCGGCGTGCGTCTGCTGGCGCACAATGCCGGGGAGCTTGGCGGAGCGGATGACTTGCGGTCCCTCGCTCTGGACCTGCGCGCACGGCTCGGTTCTGACCCGGCTGCCGTCGCCATGACGGGAGTGGCCAATGGACGCCCGCTGATTCTCGTGGCGACCAACGAAGCAGCCCGTGCCGCGGGCGTCAAGGCCGGTGCGCTGGTCAAGACGGCTGCCGGCGTGCTCGGCGGCGGCGGCGGTGGCAAGGACGATGTCGCCCAGGGCGGCGGCACGGACGTGACGAAAATTGATGAGGCGATCACCGCCGTCGTCAATGCCGTGGCTAACCGGGGCTAA
- a CDS encoding DUF948 domain-containing protein codes for MSGGDIAGLIAAGVFAVLVALLAIPVWKLGKVFDELRVAIRSISDGTTPLIDEVTTTVTTTNEQLRKVDGISSNVSDASANVSALSSLLAATIGSPLIKVAAFSYGVRTAFNSRGQSGRTTEGKGRRSR; via the coding sequence ATGTCAGGTGGAGATATCGCCGGTCTCATCGCTGCGGGCGTTTTCGCGGTGCTGGTGGCCCTGCTGGCCATACCGGTATGGAAGCTGGGGAAAGTCTTTGACGAACTTCGGGTAGCCATCCGCTCGATCAGCGACGGCACCACGCCGCTGATCGATGAAGTGACCACCACGGTGACCACCACCAACGAGCAGCTGCGGAAGGTGGACGGCATCTCGTCCAACGTTTCGGACGCCTCGGCCAATGTCTCCGCGCTGTCCTCGCTTCTCGCCGCGACGATCGGCTCGCCGCTGATCAAGGTGGCAGCCTTCTCCTACGGCGTCCGCACCGCATTCAACTCGCGCGGCCAGTCCGGCAGAACTACCGAGGGCAAAGGCCGTCGCAGCCGCTAA
- the rpsD gene encoding 30S ribosomal protein S4 yields MANNTRARRKVRISRALGIALTPKAEKYMERRPYGPGQHGRARRKQDSDYAVRLREKQRLRAQYGIREAQMTRVFEEARNTAGLTGENLIELLEMRLDALVLRAGFARTIAQARQLVVHRHIMVDGKRVDRPSFRVSEGQLVHVHERSEKMPPFQVAAAGAHRDVLPNVPAYLDVTLEKLQARLVRRPKRSEVPVTCEEQLVVEYYAR; encoded by the coding sequence GTGGCTAACAACACACGAGCCCGCCGCAAGGTCCGCATTTCGCGTGCCCTTGGTATTGCCCTGACCCCCAAGGCCGAAAAGTACATGGAGCGCCGTCCGTACGGTCCCGGCCAGCACGGCCGTGCCCGTCGCAAGCAGGACAGCGACTACGCCGTACGTCTGCGTGAAAAGCAGCGTCTGCGTGCCCAGTACGGCATCCGCGAAGCACAGATGACCCGTGTCTTCGAAGAGGCCCGCAACACCGCCGGTCTGACCGGTGAAAACCTGATCGAGCTGCTGGAAATGCGTCTTGACGCCCTGGTCCTGCGTGCAGGCTTCGCCCGCACCATCGCCCAGGCCCGCCAGCTGGTTGTGCACCGCCACATCATGGTTGACGGCAAGCGCGTGGACCGTCCGTCCTTCCGCGTTTCCGAAGGCCAGCTGGTGCACGTCCACGAGCGCTCCGAGAAGATGCCGCCGTTCCAGGTTGCAGCAGCCGGCGCACACCGCGACGTTCTGCCGAACGTTCCGGCCTACCTTGACGTTACGTTGGAGAAGCTCCAGGCCCGCCTGGTCCGCCGCCCCAAGCGTTCCGAGGTTCCCGTAACCTGCGAAGAGCAGCTGGTGGTTGAATACTACGCACGCTAA
- the dtd gene encoding D-aminoacyl-tRNA deacylase, translating to MRAILQRVSRASVSVDGQVVGAIDGPGLLVLAGATHTDTPADAGVLAEKMWRLRILDGEKSCADVNAPLLVVSQFTLYADTRRGRRPSWSAAAPGDVSEPLLESLVEQLRGLGATVETGIFGAMMEVSLVNDGPFTISLDTADFAKPRRG from the coding sequence ATGCGAGCCATTCTTCAACGGGTCAGCCGGGCCAGCGTCAGCGTGGACGGACAGGTAGTCGGAGCCATCGACGGTCCCGGCCTGCTGGTGCTCGCCGGCGCCACCCACACCGACACTCCCGCCGACGCCGGGGTGCTGGCCGAGAAGATGTGGCGGCTTCGGATTCTCGACGGCGAAAAATCCTGTGCCGACGTCAACGCGCCGCTGTTGGTGGTCAGCCAGTTCACGTTGTACGCCGACACCCGCCGGGGCCGCCGGCCATCCTGGTCGGCTGCGGCGCCCGGGGACGTCAGCGAGCCGCTGCTTGAGAGCCTGGTCGAGCAGTTGCGCGGACTCGGCGCCACGGTGGAAACGGGAATCTTTGGCGCGATGATGGAAGTGTCGCTGGTCAACGACGGACCCTTCACCATCAGCCTGGACACCGCGGACTTTGCCAAGCCGCGCCGCGGCTGA